Proteins co-encoded in one Streptomyces roseochromogenus subsp. oscitans DS 12.976 genomic window:
- a CDS encoding response regulator — translation MAIRVLLVDDQPLLRTGFRMILEAEQDIAVVGEAGDGLQALDQVRALQPDVVLMDIRMPRMDGVEATRQITGPDRSGPAKVLVLTTFDLDEYVVEALRAGASGFLLKDAPANELVQAIRVVAAGEAMLAPSITRRLLDKYATHLPSGDEPVPDTLNTLTDREVEVLKLVARGLSNAEIAADLFVSETTVKTHVGHVLTKLGLRDRVQAAVYAYESGLVRPGAQ, via the coding sequence GTGGCCATCCGTGTCCTACTGGTCGACGACCAGCCCCTGCTGCGTACGGGTTTCCGGATGATTCTGGAGGCCGAGCAGGACATCGCGGTCGTGGGCGAGGCCGGTGACGGCCTGCAGGCCCTCGATCAGGTGCGGGCCCTGCAGCCGGACGTGGTGTTGATGGACATCCGTATGCCTCGGATGGACGGGGTGGAGGCGACCCGGCAGATCACCGGTCCCGACCGGTCCGGCCCGGCGAAGGTGCTGGTGCTGACCACGTTCGATCTGGACGAGTACGTGGTGGAGGCGCTGCGCGCCGGTGCGAGTGGTTTTCTGCTGAAGGACGCACCCGCCAATGAACTGGTGCAGGCCATCCGGGTGGTGGCGGCGGGTGAGGCGATGCTGGCACCGAGCATCACGCGCCGGCTGCTGGACAAGTACGCCACGCATCTGCCCTCCGGCGACGAGCCGGTGCCGGACACGCTGAACACCCTCACGGACCGTGAGGTGGAGGTGCTGAAGCTGGTGGCGCGCGGCCTGTCGAACGCGGAGATCGCGGCCGATCTGTTCGTCAGTGAGACGACGGTGAAGACGCATGTGGGGCATGTGCTGACCAAGCTGGGCCTCAGGGACCGGGTGCAGGCTGCGGTGTACGCGTACGAGAGCGGTCTGGTGCGTCCCGGCGCTCAGTGA
- a CDS encoding RecB family exonuclease: MDSSIEDAGAPAGGAGQTDPAEAPQPTPTTAPRAPATGPVPGPSTPAVAPRELPAAEASPASVASAASGAERVAVPPTSLSPSRAGDFMQCPLLYRFRVIDRLPEKPSAAATRGTLVHAVLERLFDAPAAERTAPRAKALIPGQWDRLRESRPEVTELFADDPDGERLSGWLAEAERLVERWFTLEDPTRLEPAERELFVEAELESGLRLRGIIDRVDVAPTGEVRIVDYKTGKAPRPEYSEGALFQMKFYALVVWRLKRVVPRRLQLVYLGSGDVLTYDPVLADLERVERKLHALWEAIERATRTGEWRPRPTKLCGWCDHQAHCPEFGGTPPPYPLPVRAAEGHAVEGPADGAAAVEQGVSREARQSPVRAAESGAVEQGRMGPD; the protein is encoded by the coding sequence ATGGACAGCAGCATCGAGGACGCGGGAGCCCCGGCGGGTGGCGCCGGGCAGACGGATCCGGCCGAGGCGCCGCAGCCGACACCCACGACGGCTCCGCGGGCCCCGGCCACAGGGCCGGTGCCGGGCCCCTCGACGCCGGCGGTGGCGCCCCGGGAACTCCCCGCGGCCGAGGCGTCCCCCGCTTCCGTGGCATCCGCCGCATCCGGTGCCGAGCGGGTCGCCGTCCCGCCCACCTCGCTCTCTCCTTCCCGGGCCGGCGATTTCATGCAGTGCCCGTTGCTGTACCGGTTCCGGGTGATCGACCGGCTGCCGGAGAAGCCGAGTGCGGCGGCGACGCGGGGCACGCTGGTGCACGCGGTGCTGGAGCGGCTGTTCGACGCGCCCGCCGCCGAGCGGACCGCGCCGCGGGCCAAGGCGTTGATCCCGGGACAGTGGGACCGGCTGCGGGAGAGCCGGCCGGAGGTCACGGAGCTGTTCGCGGACGACCCGGACGGGGAGCGGCTGTCGGGTTGGCTGGCGGAGGCCGAGCGGCTCGTGGAGCGCTGGTTCACGCTGGAGGATCCGACGCGGCTGGAGCCGGCCGAGCGTGAGCTGTTCGTGGAGGCCGAGCTGGAGTCGGGGCTGCGGCTGCGCGGGATCATCGACCGGGTGGACGTGGCGCCGACCGGTGAGGTGCGGATCGTCGACTACAAGACGGGGAAGGCGCCGAGACCGGAGTACTCCGAGGGCGCGCTGTTCCAGATGAAGTTCTACGCCCTGGTCGTGTGGCGGTTGAAGCGGGTGGTCCCGCGCCGGCTCCAGCTGGTGTATCTGGGCAGCGGGGATGTGCTGACGTACGACCCGGTGCTCGCCGATCTCGAGCGGGTCGAGCGCAAGCTGCACGCGCTGTGGGAGGCGATCGAGCGGGCCACGCGGACGGGTGAGTGGCGGCCTCGCCCGACCAAGCTGTGCGGCTGGTGCGACCATCAGGCGCACTGCCCGGAGTTCGGCGGCACTCCTCCGCCGTATCCGCTGCCGGTGCGGGCGGCCGAGGGGCATGCGGTGGAGGGTCCGGCCGACGGCGCGGCCGCGGTCGAACAGGGCGTTTCGCGGGAAGCACGGCAGTCACCGGTGAGGGCGGCCGAGTCCGGGGCCGTGGAGCAGGGCAGAATGGGCCCGGACTAG
- a CDS encoding site-2 protease family protein has protein sequence MGRPFGVPVYVAPSWFLVAALITWVFGGQLDRVLPGLGAARYLVSLFFAVAFYASVLVHELAHTVAAIRFKLPVRRIQLQFFGGVSEIEKEAETPGREFVLAFVGPLLSLILAGLFYLAMKPVEPGTVPGVLLAGLMISNLIVAIFNLLPGLPLDGGRMLRAVVWKITGKPMSGTIAAAWVGRALAVAVLVGLPLLNQSGALGGDHTDAGGMDTVTDALLAAILAAIIWTGAGNSLRMARLREHLPELRARTLTRRAVPVQTDTPLSEALRRANAAGARALVVVDAHGNPLSLVRESAIVGVPQHRRPWVPVSGLAQDLTDGMRVSAELAGEELLDVLRATPATEYLVVEETGEIYGVLSAADVERAFVRAMARPAS, from the coding sequence ATGGGCCGGCCCTTCGGCGTGCCGGTGTACGTCGCGCCCAGCTGGTTCCTCGTCGCCGCACTCATCACCTGGGTCTTCGGCGGCCAGCTCGACCGCGTACTGCCCGGACTCGGCGCCGCCCGCTACCTGGTCTCCCTGTTCTTCGCCGTCGCCTTCTACGCCTCCGTCCTGGTCCACGAGCTCGCCCACACGGTCGCCGCGATCCGCTTCAAACTCCCCGTCCGCCGGATCCAGCTGCAGTTCTTCGGCGGCGTCTCAGAGATCGAGAAGGAAGCAGAGACCCCCGGCCGCGAGTTCGTCCTCGCCTTCGTCGGCCCCCTGCTCTCCCTCATCCTCGCCGGACTGTTCTACCTCGCCATGAAACCCGTCGAACCCGGCACCGTCCCCGGCGTCCTGCTGGCCGGCCTGATGATCTCCAACCTCATCGTGGCGATCTTCAACCTCCTCCCCGGCCTGCCCCTCGACGGCGGCCGAATGCTCCGCGCCGTCGTCTGGAAAATCACCGGCAAACCCATGAGCGGCACCATCGCCGCCGCCTGGGTCGGCCGCGCCCTCGCCGTCGCCGTCCTCGTCGGCCTGCCCCTGCTCAACCAGTCCGGCGCCCTCGGCGGCGACCACACCGACGCCGGCGGCATGGACACCGTCACCGACGCCCTGCTCGCCGCCATCCTCGCCGCGATCATCTGGACCGGCGCCGGCAACAGCCTGCGCATGGCCCGCCTGCGCGAACACCTCCCCGAACTCCGCGCCCGCACCCTCACCCGCCGCGCCGTACCGGTCCAGACCGACACCCCCCTCTCCGAAGCCCTCCGCCGCGCCAACGCCGCCGGAGCGCGCGCCCTTGTCGTCGTCGACGCCCACGGCAACCCCCTCTCCCTCGTCCGCGAGTCCGCCATCGTCGGCGTACCCCAACACCGCCGCCCCTGGGTCCCCGTCAGCGGCCTCGCCCAGGACCTCACCGACGGCATGCGCGTCTCCGCCGAGCTGGCCGGGGAGGAACTCCTCGACGTCCTGCGGGCCACCCCCGCCACCGAATACCTCGTCGTAGAGGAAACCGGCGAGATCTACGGCGTCCTGTCCGCGGCAGACGTAGAACGGGCCTTCGTCAGGGCAATGGCAAGGCCCGCTTCATAA
- a CDS encoding tRNA (adenine-N1)-methyltransferase, translated as MSEPTGAARRRGPFKVGDQVQLTDPKGRHYTFTLEAGKNFHTHKGSFPHDELIGAPEGSVVRTTGNVAYLALRPLLPDYVLSMPRGAAVVYPKDAGQILAFADIFPGARVVEAGVGSGSLSSFLLRAIGDQGMLHSYERREDFAEIAQQNVERYFGGPHPAWQLTVGDLQDNLSDTDVDRVILDMLAPWECLEAVSKALVPGGILCCYVATTTQLARTVESIREIGCFNEPTAWETMIRNWHIEGLAVRPDHRMIGHTGFLLTARRLADGVEPPMRRRRPAKGAYGEDYAGPNADGGTAR; from the coding sequence ATGTCCGAACCGACCGGTGCCGCCCGCAGGCGCGGGCCCTTCAAGGTCGGGGACCAGGTACAGCTGACCGACCCCAAGGGCCGCCACTACACGTTCACGCTCGAAGCCGGGAAGAACTTCCACACCCACAAGGGCTCCTTCCCGCACGACGAACTGATCGGCGCTCCCGAGGGCAGCGTTGTCCGCACCACCGGCAACGTCGCCTACCTCGCGCTGCGCCCCCTGCTCCCCGACTACGTCCTGTCCATGCCCCGAGGGGCAGCCGTCGTCTACCCGAAGGACGCGGGGCAGATCCTCGCCTTCGCCGACATCTTCCCCGGCGCCCGCGTCGTGGAAGCCGGCGTCGGCTCCGGCTCGCTCAGCAGCTTCCTGCTGCGCGCCATCGGCGACCAGGGCATGCTCCACTCCTACGAGCGCCGCGAGGACTTCGCCGAGATCGCCCAGCAGAACGTGGAGCGCTACTTCGGCGGCCCCCACCCCGCCTGGCAGCTCACCGTCGGCGACCTCCAGGACAACCTGTCCGACACCGACGTCGACCGCGTCATCCTCGACATGCTCGCCCCCTGGGAATGCCTGGAGGCCGTCTCCAAGGCCCTCGTCCCCGGCGGCATCCTGTGCTGCTACGTCGCCACCACCACCCAGCTCGCCCGGACCGTGGAATCCATCCGCGAGATCGGCTGCTTCAACGAGCCGACCGCCTGGGAAACCATGATCCGCAACTGGCACATCGAAGGCCTCGCCGTCCGCCCCGACCACCGCATGATCGGCCACACCGGCTTCCTGCTCACCGCCCGCCGCCTCGCCGACGGCGTCGAGCCGCCCATGCGCCGCCGCCGCCCCGCCAAGGGCGCCTACGGCGAGGACTACGCCGGACCCAACGCCGACGGCGGCACCGCCCGCTGA
- a CDS encoding ferredoxin, with amino-acid sequence MTVQQEAPGGEALEVWIDQDLCTGDGICAQYAPEVFELDIDGLAYVKGADDALVQAVGATVPVPLPLLVDVVDSARECPGECIHVRRVSDKVEVYGPDAE; translated from the coding sequence GTGACTGTGCAGCAGGAGGCCCCGGGCGGGGAGGCGCTGGAGGTCTGGATCGACCAGGATCTGTGTACCGGCGACGGGATCTGCGCCCAGTACGCCCCTGAGGTGTTCGAGCTGGACATCGATGGGCTGGCCTATGTGAAGGGCGCGGACGACGCGCTGGTGCAGGCGGTGGGGGCGACGGTGCCGGTGCCGTTGCCGTTGCTGGTGGATGTGGTGGATTCGGCGCGGGAGTGTCCCGGCGAGTGCATTCATGTGCGCCGGGTTTCGGACAAGGTCGAGGTGTACGGGCCCGACGCGGAGTGA